A single window of Halobacillus naozhouensis DNA harbors:
- a CDS encoding M4 family metallopeptidase: MNKKVVSSTLAISLALGGFASAGTVFASEKKVEMNEKYNTPSYIVGNWQAPQPKSLTKSDPLSEKEVALSFLTANAELFKLKGDAKQHFKVVKQTEDKKNGTHHLRLVEQYKDIPIYGSDQTITLNENNHVTSFFGQVIPNLEEKEIPTEASISEKEAVEIAKASIDKKIGHVENYDGDISSELYIYEHNGEFHLSYLVKASTSEPQPGYWHYFIDAENGDVIKMINAIDQVTGFGKGVLDQKQMFEMTKGENGNYFLFDGTRGDGIHTFHAQHINPLIFNLLSQLADYTGEELTSDHKYFSDPAAVSAQVNAADVYDYYKETFGRDSYDDQGAKLISSVHVGTNWNNAAWNGKQMMYGDGDGETFIPLSGAKDVIAHELTHAVTDTSSSLVYQDESGALNESISDIMGTMVDREDWKMGEDVYTPGIEGDALRTLKDPASYTNALTGPYPDHYSKRYTGEADNGGVHINSSINNKAAYLISEGGTHYGVTVEGIGREATEQIYYHANTQYLTSTSDFSMMRQAAIEAAAALYGESSAEVEAVKKGYDAVGVQ; encoded by the coding sequence TTGAACAAGAAAGTCGTTTCCTCTACATTAGCTATCTCCCTTGCATTAGGAGGATTTGCTTCAGCCGGCACGGTCTTTGCAAGTGAGAAAAAGGTTGAAATGAACGAGAAATATAATACGCCCTCTTATATTGTTGGAAATTGGCAAGCCCCGCAGCCTAAGTCATTAACAAAATCAGACCCACTGAGCGAAAAGGAGGTTGCACTGTCCTTCCTGACGGCCAATGCTGAATTGTTTAAGTTAAAAGGGGACGCGAAACAACACTTTAAAGTGGTTAAGCAAACAGAAGATAAGAAGAACGGAACCCACCATCTCAGACTTGTTGAACAGTATAAGGACATTCCCATATACGGCTCGGACCAGACCATTACCCTGAATGAGAACAATCATGTAACATCTTTCTTTGGCCAAGTTATCCCTAATTTGGAAGAGAAAGAGATTCCAACAGAAGCTTCGATTTCAGAGAAGGAAGCAGTAGAAATCGCTAAAGCTTCGATCGATAAGAAAATCGGTCATGTAGAAAACTATGACGGTGACATAAGCAGCGAATTATATATCTATGAACATAATGGTGAATTTCATCTGTCTTACCTTGTGAAGGCATCCACTTCAGAACCTCAACCAGGCTACTGGCACTATTTCATTGATGCTGAGAATGGTGATGTAATTAAAATGATCAACGCCATCGATCAAGTAACCGGTTTTGGAAAAGGTGTTCTTGATCAAAAACAGATGTTTGAGATGACAAAGGGGGAGAACGGGAACTATTTCCTGTTTGATGGTACACGAGGGGATGGGATCCACACGTTCCATGCCCAGCATATCAACCCGTTAATTTTCAATCTACTCTCCCAGCTTGCTGACTATACTGGGGAAGAGCTGACGAGTGACCATAAATATTTCTCTGACCCTGCAGCGGTTTCAGCGCAAGTAAATGCAGCGGATGTATATGATTATTATAAAGAAACATTTGGACGAGATTCTTACGATGACCAAGGTGCGAAGCTGATTTCATCTGTCCATGTGGGTACAAACTGGAATAATGCTGCATGGAATGGAAAGCAAATGATGTATGGTGACGGGGACGGTGAGACATTTATCCCGTTGTCTGGAGCAAAGGACGTCATCGCTCATGAGCTTACCCATGCTGTTACAGATACAAGTTCTTCTCTAGTTTACCAGGATGAATCAGGCGCATTAAATGAATCCATTTCTGATATCATGGGTACCATGGTTGACCGTGAAGATTGGAAGATGGGAGAAGATGTTTACACACCGGGAATTGAAGGAGATGCCTTACGTACATTGAAGGATCCTGCTTCTTACACAAACGCTTTGACCGGTCCGTACCCTGATCATTACAGTAAAAGGTACACGGGTGAAGCGGACAACGGCGGCGTTCATATTAACTCAAGCATTAACAACAAAGCAGCCTACCTGATTTCCGAAGGCGGTACACACTACGGAGTTACCGTCGAAGGGATTGGGCGTGAAGCTACAGAACAAATCTATTATCATGCCAATACACAATATTTAACGTCAACGTCTGATTTCAGCATGATGCGACAAGCAGCCATCGAAGCCGCTGCCGCCCTTTACGGAGAATCATCAGCAGAAGTAGAAGCTGTCAAAAAGGGGTATGATGCGGTAGGCGTACAATAA